AAACAACTCAAAAAAAATGTCGAAAGCCCGATTTCAGCTATCTTAATTATCAACACTTTATGCAATACAGGTGGCGCGACTCTAGCCGGCCTGCTCTTTTCAAAAATAGCTCAAGATAACGGTGTATATATTTTCTGGTTCACAGTCGCCTTGACGTTGACCATTTTGTATTGCTCGGAAATCATCCCTAAGACCATAGGCGCACTATTTCCTGAGTTTTTTGCACCGGTCCTTCTCAAGCCTCTTGAAATCAGCATACTTGTCCTTACGCCACTTATTAGGTTCAGTCGCTGGCTCACCCAATTCATTCGCTCCTTTTCTCGAGGTCATTCAAGTGAGCGCACCACAGCTATCGATATAGAGGTAATCGCTGAATTAGCGCACGCTCATGACGCAATCGCTTCAGAGCAAGAGTCGATCATCGTCAATGCTGTAAAAATGAGCCAAACTCAATTGCGCGAAATCATGATTCCCGTAGAGAACATTACGTTTTTCAGACTCGATCGCCCCGTCACTGAAAACCTACGTCTCGGTCAACATGCCATGCACACACGATACCCGGTCAGTGCAGACGGCGATCCCAACAACATCCACGGCTACATCAACTATAAAGACCTTATCGGATTTCGAGAGCATGGAGAAGCTCTGAATCTGGCCGCCTTTATTCGTCCGATCCTCACGTTGAGCGAGACGGAAAATCTCACCCAAGCCTTGAAACGGCTCTCCGCACGTCGTCATCACATCGCTCTGATAAAAAATAGCCAAGGCCGCGTAGTCGGAATGATCACTCTCGAAGATTTAATAGAGACGCTCGTAGGCGACATCGATGATGAGTTCGATATCAGTGCCAAAACAGTCATTCCGATTACGGACAACTTGTGGAGAGTCGGAGGCAATTTGAGCCTTAAAGGTGTTGAAAGCGTTCTTCAGGAAGATTTGCCAGAGGATTTCCCCGAGCAGACTCTTGCACAATGGTTGACTGCGCGCTTACCACAAGAAAGCCATATCGGCGCGAGCTATACCTACCGTAATATTCAGTTTAGCGTGCAGCAAGCACGCCGAG
The window above is part of the Candidatus Methylacidiphilales bacterium genome. Proteins encoded here:
- a CDS encoding hemolysin family protein, with protein sequence MGTEIIFLIVILAITILGSHLCSLSEAVLLSLSPIRLETWEREKRWYAKGWKQLKKNVESPISAILIINTLCNTGGATLAGLLFSKIAQDNGVYIFWFTVALTLTILYCSEIIPKTIGALFPEFFAPVLLKPLEISILVLTPLIRFSRWLTQFIRSFSRGHSSERTTAIDIEVIAELAHAHDAIASEQESIIVNAVKMSQTQLREIMIPVENITFFRLDRPVTENLRLGQHAMHTRYPVSADGDPNNIHGYINYKDLIGFREHGEALNLAAFIRPILTLSETENLTQALKRLSARRHHIALIKNSQGRVVGMITLEDLIETLVGDIDDEFDISAKTVIPITDNLWRVGGNLSLKGVESVLQEDLPEDFPEQTLAQWLTARLPQESHIGASYTYRNIQFSVQQARRGKIYQVVIHRDSVSDSST